One stretch of Eupeodes corollae chromosome 2, idEupCoro1.1, whole genome shotgun sequence DNA includes these proteins:
- the LOC129946756 gene encoding INO80 complex subunit C, which yields MEESNIPCFKKSSMNNAQVGGKKRIWKSLKQILATEKSLPWPQDAVTYNTLNPPPSFRPSKKYSDISGLIAPYTDPHTKLNYHNSEEYATVRALPSDLTAGYLALRGASSIVG from the exons ATGGAAGAATCAAATAttccttgttttaaaaaatcttctatGAACAATGCTCAAGTTGGGGGAAAGAAAAGAATCTGGAAGTctctaaaacaaatattagcAACAGAAAAATCATTGCCATGGCCACAAGATGCAGTTACAT ATAATACACTTAACCCACCGCCTTCATTTAGACCCTCCAAAAAGTACTCTGATATCTCAGGACTTATTGCACCCTACACTGACCCACACACCAAACTGAATTATCACAATTCAGAAGAATATGCGACAGTTCGCGCACTACCTTCGGACTTGACTGCCGGCTACTTAGCTCTACGAGGAGCTAGCAGTATAGTTGGatga
- the LOC129945892 gene encoding rhythmically expressed gene 2 protein, translating into MRLTPKFIQNLQRFRLVTFDITDTLLTFKRSPAIQYSETAANYGYPHLNQDKLMQSFRTEFKMLMKKYPNYGKTTPNMDWNQWWIKLVLNIFNSIESGIPEKDALIIAKELVRLYRTDVCWLALDGSTELVSKMKESGKKVGVISNFDASLPQILKAMNFNEFDFILTAYDCGVLKPNKGIFDLALAKCDIKSDQALHIGNLYDLDYLGARAAGWSSALISEMTDEEISIREGLNRQHVFKTLPDLINALQHTQIDW; encoded by the coding sequence ATGCGGTTGACaccaaaattcattcaaaatctACAGAGATTTCGTCTTGTTACTTTCGACATCACAGACACCCTGCTAACTTTTAAAAGATCACCTGCAATTCAATATTCCGAAACGGCTGCAAATTACGGTTACCCACACCTAAATCAAGACAAACTTATGCAAAGCTTCCGGACAGAATTTAAAATGCTTATGAAAAAGTATCCAAACTATGGCAAAACTACACCAAATATGGATTGGAATCAATGGTGGATCAAATTGGTATTGAATATATTCAATTCCATTGAATCGGGAATTCCCGAAAAAGATGCACTCATCATTGCCAAAGAACTTGTCCGACTATATCGCACTGATGTTTGTTGGTTGGCATTGGATGGATCGACGGAGCTTGTATCCAAGATGAAAGAATCTGGTAAGAAAGTTGgtgtaatttcaaattttgatgCTAGTCTACCACAAATACTCAAAGCAatgaattttaatgaatttgatttCATTCTCACGGCCTACGATTGTGGTGTCCTAAAGCCAAATAAAGGAATATTCGATTTGGCATTGGCTAAATGTGACATCAAAAGTGATCAAGCCCTCCACATAGGCAACTTGTACGATTTAGATTATCTGGGCGCTAGGGCTGCTGGTTGGTCGAGTGCTCTGATATCTGAAATGACTGATGAAGAAATTAGTATAAGAGAAGGCTTAAATCGACAGCATGTCTTCAAAACTCTGCCCGATCTCATAAATGCTTTACAACACACGCAAATAGACTGGTAA
- the LOC129944668 gene encoding tetratricopeptide repeat protein 17, whose amino-acid sequence MISRTTFVILCLFHIALSIAAVNHWVLNDNGKILQKIDSPFYMREPNNLIAFLDQIKYNDVVESTYLELLRQREKMAEQINFSIQFGMEIIDQAKCALDYYVIEKQISSTKITKEYLKRINIKNSKKKPPTLPVIGIPKASPFCWEYTSLHVGICCYDHLDGLRGTFTLQIEPETQLTTSDLDFKSKRFVQTLIDGLTENPTSWKYHTLSSYYWRMQGDGTQAVECAKRAVMLAPRKARDIPLLSLGIILYRAGKLRDAEVVLAAAVDHAPDVAENHFALGTTLAMIHEFNRSLTHFDTAEKLDPSFIPRTLPLKNFISCVENLIRKTSKMYSYAEYIKSEVSGLKSMKTLITQSHEKLIQQQVPLGARFFDAKTPNDELLHRGQYCSTRTLAGTDEPVLFCDFYSDLQMKLESKEVDIESLERELKANSDAIIKQLSSEFHTQFDFNKPSASSSSSPSSPSSSAALIPPKGK is encoded by the exons ATGATATCTCGAACAACATTCGTTATCTTGTGTTTATTCCACATTGCCCTTTCAATTGCTGCCGTAAATCATTGGGTATTAAATGACAAtggaaaaattcttcaaaag ATTGATTCACCATTCTATATGCGAgaaccaaacaatttgattgCATTTCTTGACCAAATCAAATACAATGATGTCGTCGAGAGTACGTACCTCGAGTTGTTAAGACAACGCGAAAAGATGGCAGAACAAATTAACTTTTCCATTCAATTTGGCATGGAAATCATTGATCAGGCCAAATGTGCCCTAGACTACTATGtgatagaaaaacaaatttcatcgACAAAGATCACAAAGGAGTATCTCAAGCGAATCAACATAAAGAACTCCAAAAAGAAACCACCGACATTGCCGGTGATAGGAATTCCCAAAGCGAGTCCGTTCTGTTGGGAGTACACGAGTCTGCATGTTGGTATTTGTTGCTATGACCATTTGGACGGTCTGCGAGGCACATTTACTCTGCAGATTGAACCCGAAACCCAACTGACAACCAGTGACTTGGACTTTAAATCGAAACGATTTGTGCAAACCCTTATCGATGGTTTGACTGAGAATCCAACCTCGTGGAAATATCACACATTGAGCTCTTATTACTGGCGCATGCAAGGCGACGGAACGCAAGCTGTTGAATGTGCCAAACGAGCAGTTATGCTGGCACCGCGCAAAGCTCGTGATATTCCGTTGCTCAGTTTGGGTATAATTCTGTATAGAGCGGGGAAATTACGCGATGCCGAGGTTGTCTTGGCCGCTGCCGTCGATCACGCCCCTGACGTGGCGGAAAATCACTTTGCATTGGGTACCACCTTGGCGATGATTCACGAGTTCAATCGATCTCTTACCCACTTCGATACGGCCGAGAAGCTGGATCCGAGTTTCATTCCACGAACTTTGCCATTGAAAAACTTTATCTCATGTGTTGAAAACTTAATTAGAAAAACTTCAAAGATGTATAG TTATGCTGAATACATTAAAAGCGAAGTCAGTGGATTAAAATCCATGAAAACCCTCATCACACAAAGCCACGAAAAATTGATTCAGCAACAG GTTCCACTAGGGGCTCGTTTCTTTGATGCAAAAACACCTAACGACGAACTATTGCATCGAGGACAGTATTGCAGCACTAGGACTCTAGCCGGCACCGATGAACCGGTATTGTTCTGTGATTTTTACTCAGATCTTCAAATGAAGTTGGAAAGCAAAGAGGTGGATATTGAATCGTTGGAGAGAGAACTCAAGGCCAATAGCGATgcaattataaaacaattgtcTTCGGAATTTCACACACAATTCGATTTTAATAAACCTTCTGCGTCATCGTCCTCCTCCCCATCGTCGCCGTCATCGTCGGCGGCATTAATCCCGCCTAAAGGCaaataa
- the LOC129947222 gene encoding LSM12 homolog A: protein MAAVNDCFTIGSTVLCTTCFNQEVEGEVLAFDHTTKMLILKSHSKTSEKLNDVFVLNLSLCSNVQVIKECNGNFVEEPQKLNLEQLKIRLRQTVQNRQTYIKSKNSEVSPEAQELYRVLAKNFKNHDVTWQGVNIQIFNEVTISPPYRSKNVVGNTQNRILCNYIKRMIDQFFKTQALQENNAVGTSSSSPLSATASSSSSSSSSSAPSTSVGTSSNNAATPSPVPNT, encoded by the exons atggccGCGGTAAATGATTGTTTTACAATTGGATCGACAGTGCTCTGTACGACATGCTTCAACCAAGAAGTCGAAGGCGAAGTCCTAGCATTCGATCATACTACAAAAATGCTGATACTAA AAAGCCATTCTAAAACATCGGAGAAACTGAACGATGTATTCGTTCTCAATTTATCGCTATGCAGCAACGTCCAAGTGATAAAGGAATGCAATGGCAATTTTGTCGAGGAACCCCAGAAGTTGAATTTAGAACAACTTAAAATTCGACTGCGCCAAACAGTGCAAAACCGACAGACGTACATAAAGTCTAAAAATTCTGAAGTTAGTCCTGAAGCCCAGGAGCTGTACCGAGTTCTCGCAAAGAACTTCAAg aaTCACGATGTCACCTGGCAAGGAGTTAACATACAAATATTCAACGAGGTTACAATTTCACCACCCTATAGATCAAAGAATGTGGTTGGAAACACACAAAACCGTATCTTATGcaattatattaaaagaatg ATCGATCAGTTCTTCAAGACGCAAGCGTTGCAAGAAAATAACGCCGTGggcacttcttcttcttcaccaTTATCCGCAACCGCTTCATCATCGTCTTCTTCATCTTCGTCATCAGCGCCATCAACTTCAGTAGGAACATCTTCGAATAATGCTGCAACCCCCTCGCCTGTTCCTAACACATAG
- the LOC129944544 gene encoding WW domain-containing adapter protein with coiled-coil homolog isoform X1: MVMHARKPQRMSDGYFEKHQSHSYQSSKYSSKRDYDREASSRSNYRERDNTPTGGSLNNGNSAYRSQSPEIDSPSSRHDIRGDRDRDRDRFSYIQKMRDRDRDVYKKDKYSDKRDRRGNDRETEHRTNHDRIDRRSKLCSSSGDKRSGSDDRDRDREREIRDGKRDRNDRDRDRDRERDRDRDRDRNDRDRDRERDRNDRSERASCASDWSEHVSSSGKMYYYNCKTEKSQWEKPKEWVEKERTLTRDQHREKDYRDKEREREREDRFSRSAAYTKHSSSRGNSRLRWGYENDGGGPPAHRRRIDDNPDMDISPGDSTPTSEASYSLTGTPNTAQLNDQSVPLTIGSSTVAAGGAATVLLPNALPRLASHPTNVSVLSSQMHFTTSASSGGNVNMGGSGAQSNNSNHRKLESVVQQVNLSVSPPIQATSGSQNSSSTSNQNDHHINSNAPGPPKLGTKSLESMDINSQQKGSMLRQAHGISGTSASEANAVLIDGHHTGTVPGVVSLRDNSLNSPHYNLSHAHGMSPLNYSKSPVTGTNNSASGGSYPCSQFGLKTVEGVNPNMVGCPSSLTNASISSGGAVSSGNGGHSGGVEGPPTPTQELDISGNNTEQRKLEGTSASLSTLQSCVATTGQAGRGQGPDLSPKLAKYFRADLITHVTNWPADILEKQAQKCSEETHAHGDLQCTKVSAELKSARSLVRITEITATLQEQKIMYLRQQIRLLEELKSQNSFMSDDL; the protein is encoded by the exons ATGGTAATGCATGCTAGAAAACCGCAACGTATGAGCGAtgg GTACTTTGAGAAGCATCAATCCCATTCTTATCAG agttCGAAGTATAGCTCAAAACGCGACTATGATCGAGAGGCTTCAAGTAGATCAAATTACCGCGAACGTGATAACACCCCTACTGGTGGTTCGCTAAACAATGGTAATAGTGCATACCGATCACAATCACCGGAAATAGATTCACCATCGTCTAGACACGATATACGTGGTGATAGAGATCGTGATCGCGATAGGTTCAGCTACATCCAAAAGATGAGGGATCGTGATCGTGATGTCTacaaaaaggataaatattCTG ACAAACGAGATAGACGTGGCAATGATCGCGAAACTGAACACCGCACCAATCATGATAGAATTGATCGACGATCAAAACTATGCTCTTCAAGTGGTGATAAGCGTTCTGGTTCGGATGACAGGGACCGTGATCGGGAACGTGAAATAAGAGACGGAAAAAGAGATAGAAATGACCGTGATCGAGACAGGGATAGGGAGCGTGATAGAGATCGTGATCGCGACCGTAACGATCGTGATAGAGATCGCGAACGTGATAGGAATGACAGAAGTGAACGAGCTTCCTGTGCAAGTGATTGGAGTGAACATGTCAGTTCTTCTG gtAAAATGTATTACTACAACTGCAAAACTGAAAAATCGCAATGGGAAAAACCAAAGGAGTGGGTTGAAAAGGAAAG AACTCTTACAAGAGATCAACATAGAGAAAAGGATTATAGAGACAAAGAACGCGAGAGGGAACGTGAAGATAGATTTTCAAGATCTG CAGCCTACACAAAACATTCCAGTTCTCGGGGAAATTCACGTTTAAGGTGGGGCTATGAAAATGACGGTGGTGGACCTCCTGCCCATAGAAGGCGAATTGATG acAATCCTGATATGGATATAAGTCCAGGGGATTCAACACCAACATCTGAAGCTAGCTATTCACTAACGGGCACACCCAACACAGCCCAATTAAATGATCAATCTGTCCCATTAACAATTGGATCATCGACAGTTGCAGCTGGCGGAGCTGCTACTGTTTTACTACCGAATGCATTACCCCGTCTCGCATCACATCCAACAAATGTTTCAGTGCTTTCATCTCAAATGCATTTTACTACATCGGCTTCCAGTGGTGGTAATGTGAATATGGGTGGTTCTGGAGCGCAATCCAATAACAGTAATCACCGAAAGCTAGAGTCTGTAGTGCAACAAGTGAATCTATCAGTTTCTCCTCCCATACAAGCAAct tctgGTTCgcaaaattcaagttcaacgTCGAATCAAAATGATCATCATATTAATTCAAACGCTCCTGGCCCCCCAAAACTGGGTACAAAATCGTTGGAGTCTATGGACATAAATTCCCAACAAAAGGGTTCAATGCTTCGACAGGCGCACGGAATTTCTGGAACTAGCGCTTCAGAGGCCAATGCTGTACTAATTGATGGACATCATACTGGAACAGTGCCCGGCGTTGTTAGTTTAAG aGATAATTCGCTTAATTCGCCACATTATAATTTATCGCATGCACACGGTATGTCACCGTTGAATTACTCAAAAAGTCCGGTAACGGGAACAAATAACAGCGCTTCTGGCGGTTCATACCCATGCAGCCAATTTGGCCTAAAGACTGTTGAGGGCGTCAATCCAAATATGGTTGGTTGCCCATCTAGTTTAACAAATGCGTCTATTTCGAGTGGTGGTGCTGTGTCTAGTGGAAATGGTGGGCACAGTGGAGGCGTTGAAGGACCACCCACACCAACACAGGAACTAGATATAAGCGGCAACAACACAGAGCAAAGAAAAT TGGAAGGTACATCAGCTTCTCTAAGTACTTTACAAAGTTGTGTGGCCACAACGGGTCAGGCTGGTCGAGGGCAAGGACCTGACTTGTCCCCAAAATTAGCAAAGTATTTTAGAGCCGATTTGATAACACATGTAACAAATTGGCCAGCCGACATTTTGGAAAAACag GCTCAAAAGTGTTCTGAGGAAACCCACGCGCATGGTGACCTGCAATGCACGAAAGTATCCGCCGAATTAAAATCAGCTAGAAGTTTAGTTAGAATAACAGAAATAACAGCAACGCTACAAGAACAAAA AATTATGTATCTTCGTCAGCAAATTCGTCTATTAGAGGAATTAAAATCCCAAAACTCATTTATGTCAGATGATCTTTag
- the LOC129944544 gene encoding WW domain-containing adapter protein with coiled-coil homolog isoform X2: MVMHARKPQRMSDGYFEKHQSHSYQSSKYSSKRDYDREASSRSNYRERDNTPTGGSLNNGNSAYRSQSPEIDSPSSRHDIRGDRDRDRDRFSYIQKMRDRDRDVYKKDKYSDKRDRRGNDRETEHRTNHDRIDRRSKLCSSSGDKRSGSDDRDRDREREIRDGKRDRNDRDRDRDRERDRDRDRDRNDRDRDRERDRNDRSERASCASDWSEHVSSSGKMYYYNCKTEKSQWEKPKEWVEKERTLTRDQHREKDYRDKEREREREDRFSRSAYTKHSSSRGNSRLRWGYENDGGGPPAHRRRIDDNPDMDISPGDSTPTSEASYSLTGTPNTAQLNDQSVPLTIGSSTVAAGGAATVLLPNALPRLASHPTNVSVLSSQMHFTTSASSGGNVNMGGSGAQSNNSNHRKLESVVQQVNLSVSPPIQATSGSQNSSSTSNQNDHHINSNAPGPPKLGTKSLESMDINSQQKGSMLRQAHGISGTSASEANAVLIDGHHTGTVPGVVSLRDNSLNSPHYNLSHAHGMSPLNYSKSPVTGTNNSASGGSYPCSQFGLKTVEGVNPNMVGCPSSLTNASISSGGAVSSGNGGHSGGVEGPPTPTQELDISGNNTEQRKLEGTSASLSTLQSCVATTGQAGRGQGPDLSPKLAKYFRADLITHVTNWPADILEKQAQKCSEETHAHGDLQCTKVSAELKSARSLVRITEITATLQEQKIMYLRQQIRLLEELKSQNSFMSDDL, translated from the exons ATGGTAATGCATGCTAGAAAACCGCAACGTATGAGCGAtgg GTACTTTGAGAAGCATCAATCCCATTCTTATCAG agttCGAAGTATAGCTCAAAACGCGACTATGATCGAGAGGCTTCAAGTAGATCAAATTACCGCGAACGTGATAACACCCCTACTGGTGGTTCGCTAAACAATGGTAATAGTGCATACCGATCACAATCACCGGAAATAGATTCACCATCGTCTAGACACGATATACGTGGTGATAGAGATCGTGATCGCGATAGGTTCAGCTACATCCAAAAGATGAGGGATCGTGATCGTGATGTCTacaaaaaggataaatattCTG ACAAACGAGATAGACGTGGCAATGATCGCGAAACTGAACACCGCACCAATCATGATAGAATTGATCGACGATCAAAACTATGCTCTTCAAGTGGTGATAAGCGTTCTGGTTCGGATGACAGGGACCGTGATCGGGAACGTGAAATAAGAGACGGAAAAAGAGATAGAAATGACCGTGATCGAGACAGGGATAGGGAGCGTGATAGAGATCGTGATCGCGACCGTAACGATCGTGATAGAGATCGCGAACGTGATAGGAATGACAGAAGTGAACGAGCTTCCTGTGCAAGTGATTGGAGTGAACATGTCAGTTCTTCTG gtAAAATGTATTACTACAACTGCAAAACTGAAAAATCGCAATGGGAAAAACCAAAGGAGTGGGTTGAAAAGGAAAG AACTCTTACAAGAGATCAACATAGAGAAAAGGATTATAGAGACAAAGAACGCGAGAGGGAACGTGAAGATAGATTTTCAAGATCTG CCTACACAAAACATTCCAGTTCTCGGGGAAATTCACGTTTAAGGTGGGGCTATGAAAATGACGGTGGTGGACCTCCTGCCCATAGAAGGCGAATTGATG acAATCCTGATATGGATATAAGTCCAGGGGATTCAACACCAACATCTGAAGCTAGCTATTCACTAACGGGCACACCCAACACAGCCCAATTAAATGATCAATCTGTCCCATTAACAATTGGATCATCGACAGTTGCAGCTGGCGGAGCTGCTACTGTTTTACTACCGAATGCATTACCCCGTCTCGCATCACATCCAACAAATGTTTCAGTGCTTTCATCTCAAATGCATTTTACTACATCGGCTTCCAGTGGTGGTAATGTGAATATGGGTGGTTCTGGAGCGCAATCCAATAACAGTAATCACCGAAAGCTAGAGTCTGTAGTGCAACAAGTGAATCTATCAGTTTCTCCTCCCATACAAGCAAct tctgGTTCgcaaaattcaagttcaacgTCGAATCAAAATGATCATCATATTAATTCAAACGCTCCTGGCCCCCCAAAACTGGGTACAAAATCGTTGGAGTCTATGGACATAAATTCCCAACAAAAGGGTTCAATGCTTCGACAGGCGCACGGAATTTCTGGAACTAGCGCTTCAGAGGCCAATGCTGTACTAATTGATGGACATCATACTGGAACAGTGCCCGGCGTTGTTAGTTTAAG aGATAATTCGCTTAATTCGCCACATTATAATTTATCGCATGCACACGGTATGTCACCGTTGAATTACTCAAAAAGTCCGGTAACGGGAACAAATAACAGCGCTTCTGGCGGTTCATACCCATGCAGCCAATTTGGCCTAAAGACTGTTGAGGGCGTCAATCCAAATATGGTTGGTTGCCCATCTAGTTTAACAAATGCGTCTATTTCGAGTGGTGGTGCTGTGTCTAGTGGAAATGGTGGGCACAGTGGAGGCGTTGAAGGACCACCCACACCAACACAGGAACTAGATATAAGCGGCAACAACACAGAGCAAAGAAAAT TGGAAGGTACATCAGCTTCTCTAAGTACTTTACAAAGTTGTGTGGCCACAACGGGTCAGGCTGGTCGAGGGCAAGGACCTGACTTGTCCCCAAAATTAGCAAAGTATTTTAGAGCCGATTTGATAACACATGTAACAAATTGGCCAGCCGACATTTTGGAAAAACag GCTCAAAAGTGTTCTGAGGAAACCCACGCGCATGGTGACCTGCAATGCACGAAAGTATCCGCCGAATTAAAATCAGCTAGAAGTTTAGTTAGAATAACAGAAATAACAGCAACGCTACAAGAACAAAA AATTATGTATCTTCGTCAGCAAATTCGTCTATTAGAGGAATTAAAATCCCAAAACTCATTTATGTCAGATGATCTTTag